A portion of the Lathamus discolor isolate bLatDis1 chromosome 5, bLatDis1.hap1, whole genome shotgun sequence genome contains these proteins:
- the CTSB gene encoding cathepsin B yields MWLSVSILCVLVAFANARSIPHYPPLSSDLVNHINKLNTTWKAGHNFHNTDMSYVKKLCGTFLGGPKLPERVDFAADMELPDTFDSRTQWPNCPTISEIRDQGSCGSCWAFGAVEAISDRICVHTNAKVSVEVSAEDLLSCCGFECGMGCNGGYPAGAWRYWTERGLVSGGLYDSHVGCRPYSIPPCEHHVNGSRPPCTGEGGETPRCSRHCEPGYSPSYKEDKHYGITSYGVPRSEKEIMAEIYKNGPVEGAFIVYEDFLMYKSGIYQHVSGEQVGGHAIRLLGWGVDNGTPYWLAANSWNTDWGDNGFFKILRGEDHCGIESEIVAGIPRTEQYWKRM; encoded by the exons ATGTGGCTGTCCGTGTCCATCCTGTGTGTCCTGGTGGCCTTCGCCAATGCTCGCAGCATTCCTCACTACCCTCCTCTGTCCAGCGACTTGGTCAACCACATAAACAAGCTCAATACCACGTGGAAG GCAGGGCACAACTTCCACAACACTGACATGAGCTATGTGAAGAAGCTCTGCGGCACCTTCCTGGGTGGGCCCAAGCTCCCTGAGAG GGTGGATTTTGCTGCGGACATGGAGCTGCCTGATACCTTCGACTCACGGACACAGTGGCCTAACTGCCCTACCATCAGTGAGATAAGAGACCAGGGGTCTTGTGGCTCTTGCTGG GCTTTTGGTGCTGTAGAAGCAATTTCAGACAGGATCTGTGTTCACACGAACGCCAAGGTGAGCGTGGAGGTCTCGGCGGAGGATTTGCTGTCTTGCTGCGGCTTCGAGTGCGGCATGGG GTGCAATGGTGGTTACCCCGCTGGCGCGTGGAGGTACTGGACAGAGAGGGGCCTGGTGTCTGGAGGTCTCTACGATTCCCATGTGG GCTGCCGTCCCTACTCCATCCCACCCTGTGAGCACCATGTCAATGGCTCCCGGCCACCCTGTAccggggagggaggagaaaccCCAAGGTGCAGCCGGCACTGTGAGCCTGGATACTCACCCTCGTACAAGGAGGACAAGCACTACG gCATCACCTCCTATGGTGTCCCTCGCAGTGAGAAGGAAATAATGGCTGAGATTTACAAGAATGGCCCAGTGGAAGGAGCCTTTATTGTCTATGAGGACTTCCTGATGTACAAGTCTG GGATCTACCAGCATGTGTCCGGGGAGCAGGTTGGAGGCCACGCCATCCGGCTCCTGGGCTGGGGCGTGGATAACGGCACACCGTACTGGCTGGCTGCTAACTCCTGGAACACCGACTGGGGCGACAATG GCTTCTTCAAGATCCTCCGAGGAGAGGACCACTGCGGCATCGAGTCAGAGATTGTGGCCGGCATCCCCAGGACGGAGCAGTACTGGAAGAGGATGTAA